In a genomic window of Cherax quadricarinatus isolate ZL_2023a unplaced genomic scaffold, ASM3850222v1 Contig1049, whole genome shotgun sequence:
- the LOC138851575 gene encoding heterogeneous nuclear ribonucleoprotein 87F-like, which produces MEGGGKGRPGNMEGGGKGRPGNMEGGGKGRPGNMEGGGKGRPGNMEGGGEGRPGNMEGGGKGRPGNMEGGGKGRPGNMEEGGGKGRPGNMEGGGKGRPGNMEGGGKGRPGNMEGGGKGRPGNMEGGGKGRPGNMEGGGKGRPGNMEGGGEGRPGNMEGGGKGRPGNMEGGG; this is translated from the exons atggagggaggaggtaaaggtcgtccagggaacatggagggaggaggtaaaggtcgtccagggaacatggagggaggaggtaaaggtcgtccagggaacatggagggaggaggtaaaggtcgtccagggaacatggagggaggaggtgaaggtcgtccagggaacatggagggaggaggtaaaggtcgtccagggaacatggagggaggaggtaaaggtcgTCCAGGGAACATGGAGGAAGGAG GAGGTAAAGGTCgtccagggaacatggagggaggaggtaaaggtcgtccagggaacatggagggaggaggtaaaggtcgtccagggaacatggagggaggaggtaaaggtcgtccagggaacatggagggaggaggtaaaggtcgtccagggaacatggagggaggaggtaaaggtcgtccagggaacatggagggaggaggtgaaggtcgtccagggaacatggagggaggaggtaaaggtcgtccagggaacatggagggaggaggt